From the Synergistaceae bacterium genome, one window contains:
- a CDS encoding DUF2877 domain-containing protein, producing MSKTEIRPLSVSTDWDIECRTYRIVSVYRRTINVENMDGLRCTLITEREDFSARTALAESLPDVMEGEEADIITDEAAVCYDPFFSTGSILEKWKPLIFEWQRFLQDEELRVLAEIWDGVHWRRLVGLGPGSTPAGDDFLHGRLTAHIRRFMVEDSVVRDFRNGYRPGSTVKLSESFYEDLLLRKLWRRGKSLLEALPTDDPQKVISALNGLIRWGHSSGRAWLAGFAFGVEEICNSTQ from the coding sequence TGGGACATAGAATGCAGAACATACCGGATAGTTTCGGTCTATCGCAGGACTATTAATGTTGAGAATATGGATGGTCTGCGTTGTACATTGATAACGGAACGGGAGGATTTTTCGGCTCGTACTGCTTTAGCTGAGTCTCTTCCTGATGTTATGGAAGGAGAAGAGGCAGATATTATCACAGATGAGGCTGCTGTCTGTTATGACCCGTTTTTTTCAACAGGCAGTATTCTGGAGAAATGGAAACCTCTTATTTTTGAGTGGCAGCGTTTTCTTCAAGACGAAGAACTGAGGGTTCTGGCTGAAATTTGGGATGGGGTGCACTGGAGACGCCTGGTAGGTCTTGGTCCTGGTTCTACTCCGGCAGGAGATGATTTTCTGCATGGACGTCTGACGGCTCATATCAGACGTTTTATGGTAGAGGATTCAGTGGTAAGGGATTTTAGAAATGGCTACCGTCCTGGTTCTACAGTAAAACTTTCAGAGAGTTTCTATGAAGATCTGCTGTTGCGTAAGTTATGGAGAAGAGGGAAGAGCCTGCTTGAGGCTCTTCCCACAGATGACCCGCAAAAGGTTATAAGTGCGTTAAACGGGCTCATAAGATGGGGGCATTCATCGGGACGTGCATGGCTTGCCGGGTTTGCTTTCGGAGTAGAAGAAATTTGCAACAGTACACAGTAA